Genomic DNA from Candidatus Koribacter versatilis Ellin345:
GGAATTCAGTGTGCGTGCATTTCAGAACGCGATTGAGATCGTCGCCGACATCGAACGCCGGCTACAACATCTTGGAGGCTCCGGAGCCGAAGCGTTTCTTCCGCTGCTCGGCGAATTGCGCGATGAACTCGCGGCGGTGGAGAGGGAAGACCGCTAGTCGTTACCTGCCCCAACAAAATTACAAGCGAACCTCCAGGTAGCAGGCGTCGGCGTGCGGATTGCCTTGGTAGTAGGGAGGGATTTCGTAGAACCCAAGCGTGCGGTAAATCCGGTTGGCGTCCGGCATTTTGCCCGGGATCGTGTCCAGCCGTATGAACTCGTAGCCTGCCTCGCGGGCCTCGGAGATGAGTCGCACGATCATCGCGTAGCCGAGCTGATGTCCGCGAAACTCCGGCCGCACGAAGACACGCTTCATCTCACAGACCTTCGGGTCGAGTGGTCGGAACGCACCACATCCGGCCGGAAGGCCATCGCAGCGCGCAAGAAGCAATCGCCCGGTCGGGGAAGCATATTTACCGGGAAGCGTCGTGAGTTCTTCGTCGAAGTTCTGAAAGTCCAGCGGGAAGGCGAGCCATGCGGCGTACTCGCGAAATAGCTCTGCGACATGAGCAATGTCCAAGGGAGACTCGGCGAGAGTGATTTGCGCGGGCATTTCGTGTTCTTATGTTGGCGCTGAGCCCACCGATATGTCCAATATCTTGTTCGTGCGAATCAAGACGCATCTGATATCAGGCACAAAAAAAGCGGCGCTCTTCGCGCCGCTGAGGTTGAGGGTATAGCTTGCTACTTGCTTGCTGCTGCTGCAGAGAGAGGTACCGCACCCGGCGTAATATTCCAGCCATCCACTTCCAGTACCGGCGTCTTCCCGTCGAGTTCCTTGGCATCGAACGTCGCGGTGAGTTCGCGCTTTTCCTTGGGTAGCATGGAGACGTAGTTGTCGCTCCATAGGATCGGGGCGATATCGTCTCCGCCTTTGCCCTTGGCAATCGCGAGGTGGGTCATGAACGCCAGCGAGGTCGAGGCATTCTGCAGCCCAACGCGGACGACAACTTTGCCGTCTTTGTGTTCCACCGTAGCGTGCACTTCCGGTTTTACTTTCTCAAGCGAGTTGAGCTGGGTCAGATCGCCCCAGCCGGTGATTTCGCTATCGAAGAACGTGCTCTTGCTTGCGTCGAAGGTGTCGGCCTTGGTTGAGAGCCAGTAGAAGTTATTGCTCACCGGCTTGCCCTGCGCATCTTCAGCGTCGAGACGAACGAAGTACGTCGTGCTCAGGCCATCGATATTCGGAAGAGTAATCGGCTTAGCAACGCCATCGGCATCCACGTCCACCGTTGCGGTCTTGCTGAACTTTTCGCTCAGGTCGAAATTCAGCACCCGCGCCGTGACCTTCAGCCCCTTCACCGGCTCGTAGGTCGAGTTGATGACGGCGATGGAGTTGTCGTCATACGAGTACGCAACGTGTACCGGTTCGCAAGCCTTTTTAGTGCCAAAGTAGCCGCCTGCGGGAGTGAGGTAGTAGTCGTACAGGTGCCAGATGATCCCCGGCCACGCATTGTTCAGCATCCACTGGATCACGCCCGTAGAGCTGTACTTGTTGCGGGAATAGCCTTCGTACATGGCGCGCTCATTTTCGTATGCCATGGCCTGGCCCTTGGTCGCGAACTCTTCCGCGGAATTCGCAGCGCCATAACGCTGTGTCATCGCGTTGGTAAAGCGGTGGATGTCTTTAAACTCGCCGCCGCCCGCATGGTAGTTCCAGACCTCATCAATCGGCCATAGATGGTCGGCTGGAATCGTCTTCTTCAGCGACTTCATCGTCAGCGGTGCGGCGCCGGCGCTGGTTTCGGTGTTGAAGCTGAAGCTGCCGCCAAGAATCTTGTCCTGCATCCAGTAATCCGGCGGGACGTAATCGTACGGGCCGCTCATCTTCCCGCCCGTGCGCCCGGTGACCTCCGTCACCTTCGCGGTCGCGGACGACATCGTCGGTATCTGGATGTTCATTTCTTTTTCGATCGCGAGATACTTCGACTCCACCTCCGCGATCGGCGGATTGTCGCTGCCGTTCAGCCACAGGAACACGCTGGGATGCTGGCGCAGTTCGTACATCTGCGAGCGCAGGGAAGCATACGCGACATCGAAATTTTCCGGCTTCCACTTTTCCCACTGCTCCCACCAATCGCAGCAGCACCAGCCCGCCATCACCAACACGCCGTACTCGTCTGCCACATCGTAGAGTTCGGGGTTTTCCATCTTGCCTTCAAGACGGATCGCGTTCAGGTGCATGTCGAGCACGTAGTGCAGTTCGCTCTCCAGCCGGGCGCGCGAGAAGCGCAGCATCATGTCCGGCGCCCAGCCGCCACCGCGAATCAAAATGCGGCGTCCGTTGATGGAAATAAGGCGGCCCTTGTCGTTATCACCGAGCACGCCTTTCACTTCACGGATACCGAAGCGCAAGGTGGACTCGTCCGTCACTTTGCCACCAGCGACGAATTCAAATTTCATATTGTGCAGCGTGGGCAGGCCCATCTGCGCTGGCCACCATAGCTTCGGGTGCTGGATAACCAACTGCTTGAACTGTTGCGGATCGAACGTGACCAGCTTGTTCTCGCCCTTCGCGAGGGTCACCTTCTGCTCGATGTTTACGCCCGGCATCGAAGCGCGCAGCGTGCCTTCCACGGGCGCGTCGCTGTCGTTGCGAACTTCCGCGCTGACTTCGAGTGAGGCGGTGCTCAGGTCGTCGGCCACATGGCTGTTGATCTGCGGATTGCGCACCGCTACGCCGCCGTTATAGCTGAGGAACACTTCACGCCACAGGCCCATGTTCTTGTCCGGCGGCGAGGGGTTCCAATCCACCCAGTTGTAGCCCAGTTCGTTACCGGCGGTCGCGGTCACTTCTACGGCGAGGACGTTGGTTCCAGTCTTCAATTCCACGGGAAGTTCGTAGTGCCGGTAGGTGCCGACAATGTGGTCCTTATCGGCAATCTGCTTTCCGTTCATCCAAATGTTGGCGCGATACGTAATCCCATTGAAATGAAGATTCGCGTGACGCCCTTTTTGGGCCGCAGACGCGGTAAACTCAGTGCGGTACCACCACGAGCACGCGTAGGGGCTATCGGGATCCATGTCGCGGCGTGCAAATACCGTTCCAATTGGATAGGTGACGCCGGGAATCTGGCGCAGATTCATTCCGAAGAACGGATCTTTGAAAATCCCCGCCGTGACTTGCGCCGCAAATACGGTCGAAGGTACTGAAGTCGGGATCCATCCGGTAGCTTTGAAGGCCGCGGTGGAAATCTCAGGGCCTTTGGCTTGCACCTTACAGGAAGACTGGATCGCCCAGTTCTTGTCGAGTTTCTGGGTCTGGCGCAGTGCAGCCTCACGATGCGCAGCAGCTGCGTCGGTGGGGGCTGGAGCGGCGGCCTGAGCGGCGCTGAAGGTCGAAATGAGAATAACGGCTGCGAGCGGAGCTAGTAGATAGCGTTTCAGGGCGGTTCTCCTGGCCATGTATCGTTTACCCGCAAGGATTATAGAGAGAGAAGCCGGTTTCGGGGGAAAAAGTTCTTTATTAAAACGGTTCAAAGTGGAAACGAGCAGGGAGTACAATCAGGTGTCCTCAACCAAGTGCCTCCCACTGCCGATCTACTTTTTGTAAACATCGCGTCAGCCCTCTTGAGCCGTTAACACGTATGTGGTACATGATGAATAACGATAAACCATGGGTCCCACAAGAAAAGAATCAAGAATTCCGGCCGTAGTTCCGATTCGTATCTCCGCCATCAATGAAGACGGCGATTCAGTGAACTGTCTCGCGCACACGCTCAACGTGTCCCGACGCGGCGCCCGCATTGCCGGCGTCACTCTGCCCTTGCGTCTCGGTGTCGTCATTCGTATTACGCGCGGGCGAGCCGCTGCTAACTTCCGCGTCGTTTGGGTCGGAACGAAGGAAACGAACTCCCACCAGCACATCGGCGTGGAGAGTCTTGAGTTGGTCAGCAATTTCTGGGGACTCGAGCAGCTTCAACCGGTCTCAGCCGACGCCGAACGCGAAGGCCAGCAGCGCCGCATCTCTTCCAAATAAGTCTGTCATCCTGAGCGAAGCGTGCGAAGCACGCGCAGTCGAAGGACCCATATCCTCGCCCCAATGCCTTCGCTTGCACAGCGAAAACTACCCGCTCTTCGTAAACACCCACTTGTTATCGTCTTCGTG
This window encodes:
- a CDS encoding glycoside hydrolase family 2 protein, producing the protein MARRTALKRYLLAPLAAVILISTFSAAQAAAPAPTDAAAAHREAALRQTQKLDKNWAIQSSCKVQAKGPEISTAAFKATGWIPTSVPSTVFAAQVTAGIFKDPFFGMNLRQIPGVTYPIGTVFARRDMDPDSPYACSWWYRTEFTASAAQKGRHANLHFNGITYRANIWMNGKQIADKDHIVGTYRHYELPVELKTGTNVLAVEVTATAGNELGYNWVDWNPSPPDKNMGLWREVFLSYNGGVAVRNPQINSHVADDLSTASLEVSAEVRNDSDAPVEGTLRASMPGVNIEQKVTLAKGENKLVTFDPQQFKQLVIQHPKLWWPAQMGLPTLHNMKFEFVAGGKVTDESTLRFGIREVKGVLGDNDKGRLISINGRRILIRGGGWAPDMMLRFSRARLESELHYVLDMHLNAIRLEGKMENPELYDVADEYGVLVMAGWCCCDWWEQWEKWKPENFDVAYASLRSQMYELRQHPSVFLWLNGSDNPPIAEVESKYLAIEKEMNIQIPTMSSATAKVTEVTGRTGGKMSGPYDYVPPDYWMQDKILGGSFSFNTETSAGAAPLTMKSLKKTIPADHLWPIDEVWNYHAGGGEFKDIHRFTNAMTQRYGAANSAEEFATKGQAMAYENERAMYEGYSRNKYSSTGVIQWMLNNAWPGIIWHLYDYYLTPAGGYFGTKKACEPVHVAYSYDDNSIAVINSTYEPVKGLKVTARVLNFDLSEKFSKTATVDVDADGVAKPITLPNIDGLSTTYFVRLDAEDAQGKPVSNNFYWLSTKADTFDASKSTFFDSEITGWGDLTQLNSLEKVKPEVHATVEHKDGKVVVRVGLQNASTSLAFMTHLAIAKGKGGDDIAPILWSDNYVSMLPKEKRELTATFDAKELDGKTPVLEVDGWNITPGAVPLSAAAASK
- a CDS encoding PilZ domain-containing protein encodes the protein MGPTRKESRIPAVVPIRISAINEDGDSVNCLAHTLNVSRRGARIAGVTLPLRLGVVIRITRGRAAANFRVVWVGTKETNSHQHIGVESLELVSNFWGLEQLQPVSADAEREGQQRRISSK
- a CDS encoding GNAT family N-acetyltransferase encodes the protein MPAQITLAESPLDIAHVAELFREYAAWLAFPLDFQNFDEELTTLPGKYASPTGRLLLARCDGLPAGCGAFRPLDPKVCEMKRVFVRPEFRGHQLGYAMIVRLISEAREAGYEFIRLDTIPGKMPDANRIYRTLGFYEIPPYYQGNPHADACYLEVRL